Below is a genomic region from Eupeodes corollae chromosome 1, idEupCoro1.1, whole genome shotgun sequence.
AGAGCTGTTACTATTATGAGGTACATCGACGAGAATACGCCAAAGTGCAGAGTTCTCTATGCAATGTGGcttctcgaaaacaaaaaattacatccTGATACGAATATAAACGTAAGACGAAcgagaaaaacaatttttagtaatttctcTTATGTAtagcatttttctttttctaaaggAAGAGAATCATTTCGTTGAAATAGCCAAAGTCCTGCTGCGAATGTTTGAAAATGATGTCGATGTATATTGGATAGCCAAGGAGTTCtataaattgataaaagttaTCAAAGCAGAACTGCCCAAACTTAAAGAACTCACTCAGACTATTCTTAAGCGAGAGGATAACCTACTTTATAGGTGAGTTAATGGGAATACCTTAACATTTTGTAGTCACATTTTAGTTGGAGTAAGTATTTACTTGTATTTGGTGTGTTTCCAGTCGATTTTCCTATTAGATATTTTACAAGAGATAGAGTTAAGTATAACTAGTCTAATTTGACTTCTCGCATTAACTTAACGACATTGGATTATAAAAGAGCTTGTTGGTCTGTTTTATCCTATtagaaaaatattcttatttgaATCCTAAATCCCTTTAATTGACAATATATAAAGTTTACGAGTTATTAccaatattttgataatttaaaactgCAAGCTTATATATAGAAACGTTTTTGTTGAGGAAGAGTTGATTGGATGCAGTGGGATATATCGGCGTTGATTTGAGTTGAGTTGGGCGTTATATGCACTCGTAGGGACTCCAGATGTGGCTGTTTTAGCTCTTTATACCCTTACGGTTTGCTTGAAGAGGTCGCTTGTACTAAAGATAAGCCTAGGTATGTTTTTGATTGAATTCGCTGCACTCTATATATATTCCAACATGGCCATGTTTCCACGttaatttaaggtttttaaatagAATGAGTTGTAATGGAATTAGAGATAAGATGTTCATGTTTTCTTAAGAAATGTGAATTGCATTAATTTACTATCGGAACATATAATGCGTGTTTCGAAAAGCTGCAGTTTTAATTGGTTGAAGTATAATGAGTGCTTCTGCCTAAAGTCTGGAACAATTAACATGATTAATCCGTTTTCATTTGTCATTGCAAAAAATGTGGTGCCCGCAGTGTTAGAAACAACGGTGAAAATGAATCTCCATCAATCAAATCTTAAGTCAGATGTAATACTTGATGCTACAGTCAGTCCTgggcctcactcaacaaacttctccatttagctcggtccctagctagatgtctcaagtttcgcgctccaatttgggtgaggtcacttttcacttgtgcgtgccaactgcttcgcggtcttcctctactgcgctgttcagtgggtgtggattcgaaggctTTCCGGGCCGGGCATTGGTTTTCATGTGATCtacttgacccagccatcttagtcgttggacttttactcttctggctaagtctacgtagctgtacagcccttacagctcgtcgttccatcttctcctccactccccttcgatgtatacggggccgtagatcacacgaagaacttttctctcgaaccgacccaaggtgttttcatccgcttttgtcatagtcaatgcaccgtatagcaggacggggatgataagggtcttatatagcgccattttggtccctcaagagaggactGTACAactaaattgctttcttagcccaaagaaacagcggttagcaagagttattctgcgtttgatcgcAGCGCTGgggttgttttctgcgtttacggCAGAGCCTAGGtaaacgaagtccttaactacctcaaagttacgtctgtcgattgtgacgttttgaccaagacattggggttgtatgtcctttcttgacgacagcatgtactttgtttttcccttattaacctttaaacccatttttgtcgcctcttcctaaatactcacaaaagccccattgacatcacgccgagttcttccgattatatcaatgtcatatgtatataatgtaagatagtgcctctagtgttgacgtgtgagctctgcactattctttcaagcacaatgttaaaaaaatcacatgacagcgcatcaatttgtctaaaacctttttatgacatcgaaaggttctgttaagttgtttccaacctttatggagcagcgtgaattctccttggtcatcctgcacaaacggacgagtttggcagggatgccaaaacaagacatggctctatacagctcgtccctgtatatgctgtcatatgcagccttgaaatcgtaaaaagatggtgggtgtcgatttggtgttcttgagttttttccaggatctgccgtaatgtaaatatttgatcaactgtggactttcctggtctaaaaccacactgataagggcctatcaggttgttgacgatgggctttagacgttcacatattacggcagagaagattttataggagatgttaagtagactgattcctttatagttggCACAGTTTAAATGTtgtcctttttcaggatcgggcaaacaatgctaaggttccattcatcgggtatgctttcctccgaccatatcttacagataagttggtgcatgctcctaaccaacttatctccagtgctcggcattcaaaccatccgctccagcggctttattagacctCAGCTTAGATActgcaatctttacttcgtctaagtcggggggatgggattgttggctttcgtcgtctgtgttgaatggatcatcctgcctgacagcgaaattcagttcgccgttatacagtctgcagaagtggtccttccacattctcagcattgattgcggttccactatgatgtttccactttcgtcttttgcagccttcggttctaggtttatgtacatCTGAATTTCgattcacctgttcataaaactttcgaacttcattcctgcttttaaacttaTCAACATCTTTTTCCTTCGGgttcggtgttcctctcgcctcttctgctcataaagctcatgagcagctctcgtccttttatgcatcgccgctttgcgtgcttgttgtttggctgcatttacctgctgacattcctcatcaaaccaggggttccttgttggtggttgtttgaaacccagcacttcagaggcggttctctgattgcatcttggcaatgttaccactggttttcgatacattgtgttggaggcagagaacttcgagagaggttacttgtaactcggtcggaaaaggatttggcgatatctggcgattgtagccgttcgactttgtaccttctcccagcacctccctgttttgccttgggtctggaaatccgaagtgctaccttggctacaacgaggtagtggtccgagtcgaagttagctcctcggaaaggtCGGACATCCATGCAGCTGGAAGCGTGTTTGGTGTCGAtcatggtcaatctggttgacggtagattgatctgcagaactccaagttcctttgtggatgttgaggtgtagaaaacgcgtactggctgccatgacgtttcgccccgcagcaaaatctatgagcctgaatccgttgtcggaagtgttgtcgtgcaggctgttcttaccgattattccaccaaagatgtcttaccttcctagcttggcattaaaatcgcccaggactagtttaatatcgtagctaggacactgctcacaTGTTCtatctaggagctcgaagaacatatctttggtgttgtcgtctttctcttctgtgggggcgtgcgcgcatatcaggctaatgttgccgaatttagtcttgatgcgtatggtcatgaggcgctcattgatgcacctatagctcaagacttcttgcctaagtctggctacaatgacgaagccgcatccaaataagcgctattggttttcgtggtagcagtcaccatagtaaataccGCAGCTTTGTATCCTCTTTTTGcctggcccatcccatcgtatttcctggatggcggtgatgtctgctttatagcggtctagggcctccgctaattatTCGGCCgcatgtggtctgttaagggacctaacattccacgtgcatatccgaagttcgttgtccttaattcgtttgcgttggttgtcaacagtaaatccgtccgtatccgaggcttgttggtgcttcgcaactatgaaagcttttacgtggccaggaagtcaccccgacggcacaatccCATACCTTGAGGGCCatatcctaagtataactccaaggatgcgcaattcaaccttactggaactgtagacgccaccgttgattccatctcgggaattcctccgctgccgtctggataaggagaagtgccttagtggaaacacctctccccacctctctcgtttgctgcccccaaacaactttccactggggttggaacccaatctccagttgaggtactaggcacccgatgttcaccacggggaggtgagagtaggagttgatagacagaggttggttttgagaaaaacctgtggacgcttgtgtcctcttgaatgcacatgtctaccaatTGAATAATGCCTccgatttatattatttaaaaaaatatatataataaatattaattattacatAAACAGTTCAGTTTAAATGCAAAATTGTTCAATTTCTTCAAAgcaactaaaatttaaaatactatatttttatttttaatttcactacAGCCATCTAGAAAAacaccaatttttcaaaagcaacaTAATAGAAGAATGGTATGGGACCTGCTTTGCCAGTATCATCAACGAAGTGGCCCTAGTAAAAGTCTGGGATAAAATCTGTGGAGGatctaagaaaatattaattttcatacTGTTGGAATTGTTAAAAACCGAAACTTTTCGAAGTGCCTTATTTCAGTGTAAGACAATTGACACAATGAAGAAATCTATTGAAACGGCAAGAGATCAAGATGTTTCTAGTGTCCTTAACAAGGCTATCAAGTCGTGGAAATCTTGTAATACAAttcataatgaaataaatattcacTAGACTTTCTTGGTTGATTTCTTATaatcgtttttatttatgtacttaGCTTAGATGTATTTAAATACAACGTCTCTCCTATCAGCGACGGTTTGTATTTCAAGGGTCACAGGGCATTGTAACCAATTCGACAGCATCTCTTCGGTGTAGCCAATGAGGAAGTACATTTTGCGAGCGGTAATACCTTGTCTTATGATGGCAGCAATACGGATGTGATTGTATTGCCTTTTGATTATTACTTCAGAGCAAACAAGGGCGTGCCATGTTCCGTTCATGAACTTTCTTATGAAGACATCTTCCACAGCCGTTTGGGAGGGTCGTATTCCATCGAGAATTGTAGCTACAAGAattggtttttaactttttctttggaTCTTAATGATTGTTCCTTACATGTATTCCAGGAGTTCCATGATTTACGATGGACGATATGGTGAGGGGCATTAGCCATTTCATAAGTAAGAGGCCTGTCGCGTTTTGGGGTTATGCGATATCGACCCGCTTGAACTTTGCACAAAGCAGTAGAAGTGTGCACTGCTCTCTTCGCTTCATTTTCAATGGTTTTTGGAATTATCTGTGAAtgattttcagtttaaaaactgatatttttataaagaaaataaatatttatacctgGAGAAGAGTTTTCAGCATGATGTCCCCTGTTTTGTAACTTTTCTCGATGACAGGTAGAAGAAATAAACAGCCAGCAGCTGATCGCAGTGACAGACAACAGTgctgtttacaaaataaataatacaaatgatGGCTACG
It encodes:
- the LOC129938860 gene encoding TBC1 domain family member 7; translation: MTTDERNFRSSYYEKVGCNSVEEKKSLNILLKDHTLTRLKLQQFCLSFTVPTNQRTLVWNIILGILPLPVHQNATSYVMEQRTAVYTDVLRAVTIMRYIDENTPKCRVLYAMWLLENKKLHPDTNINEENHFVEIAKVLLRMFENDVDVYWIAKEFYKLIKVIKAELPKLKELTQTILKREDNLLYSHLEKHQFFKSNIIEEWYGTCFASIINEVALVKVWDKICGGSKKILIFILLELLKTETFRSALFQCKTIDTMKKSIETARDQDVSSVLNKAIKSWKSCNTIHNEINIH
- the LOC129938861 gene encoding 28S ribosomal protein S24, mitochondrial — its product is MLKTLLQIIPKTIENEAKRAVHTSTALCKVQAGRYRITPKRDRPLTYEMANAPHHIVHRKSWNSWNTSTILDGIRPSQTAVEDVFIRKFMNGTWHALVCSEVIIKRQYNHIRIAAIIRQGITARKMYFLIGYTEEMLSNWLQCPVTLEIQTVADRRDVVFKYI